The following proteins come from a genomic window of Sorex araneus isolate mSorAra2 chromosome 1, mSorAra2.pri, whole genome shotgun sequence:
- the ZNF804B gene encoding zinc finger protein 804B: protein MACYLVISSRHLSNGHYRGIKGVFRGPLCKNGSPSPDFSEKEKSTANALEDVKANFYCELCDKQYQKHQEFDNHINSYDHAHKQRLKELKQREFARNVASKSWKDEKKQEKALKRLHQLAELRQQSECVSGSGPANKAPRVALEKQLQQGIFPVKNSRKVSCMKNALQGKNLSRSISNKQRATVPNRHQLQTDKRYLFGNQVQQTSSDLSNANHRTGVSFSFSKKVHLKLESSASVFSENTEETHDCNKSPIYKTKQTAEKCKCCRFANENTHFTKEKDINISPSHLESVLHNTFTISSQILQDKNDSTDETLEDSLGIHTSFSKSNIHLSDVDFTPSSREKETRTILKNTSENCVSYSCQANTFSSPPNIYKQSDARIFECLDEFPSPEPSEQNSTVHLNSKCRVGNGEKSLDETDRGSKNVQRLIREACSHDVKSKPLPFLHVQSKDGQTTLQWPTELLLFTKTKPCISYGCNPLYFDFKLSRNTKDGGDLEDLKTELIKEPLKVKTRERQDSGLIKGQQKLIQENNQSLKPKMMIANPDWENFQRKYNLDCGDSEPNMSKHNFSTSDLEVKNPEVPAYLDISLKNCVGNNNNSDDELQKPSRTHWQSCQRVVLNDSNEGLSFSPYISRTKKHTLIHCDPNSDFEDGTQFTWNSSLYALEGDGDHEKNFSVILHSNHINMTNTVSGCGNQSFKEISPKSSLNRESSPSDTTPGSTSSLSPCLDHKSNDNDGSDLLYFSKGAHNSVERHIRKRPKHNCIYWSEERAKGDCLPTDTQTEKNFKLWASFKNEKYSKHRYGHFRERNKLGKAQQFSGPRSRRILHYDINTQVTCAGNNEKSLKCPGPQPSLFSSYSRKKVYYLNESKSNQEYLESHHICDLQKVNSIKSNSGNINCLLRTCSSNPSEVTELTITEGKRAPLTAKNLLERIKAKKEQSTDSGVPSNRCKNESEAHSQIQCTVQFTVPGCNRPALSLSDQIQNRRQGTDTGSTIERTIEKDKVKCAQTNNFTVLVDTDCDNHLSKSVIHMGAESQLPNIKMNTTTKEQSRPPSSESQPFIQNCDLVSNNVPGAFPSNRYTGVTDSTETKENQINVDLQDVSMHLNYVEGNINTYHDRNMQRHDNVEDELGVCHKSLSPPLIQQQITFSPDEIDKYKLLQLQAQQHMQKQLLSRHLRVLPAAGPAAFSPASTVHTVPLHQHASITTIHHTFLQHFAVSTSINPQSGHLPITQLHPLSQSHFPPFTFSPLMPTILPPSPTFLAGHPLHLVTATPFQTPHITLQPLSSTAFLPAFFGPHINPATTSIIHLNPLIQPVFQGQDLCHHSCSSQMQQLNGVKEALNVSAHLN from the coding sequence tGTTTCCGGGAGTGGACCAGCAAACAAAGCCCCCAGAGTGGCCTTAGAAAAACAACTTCAGCAAGGAATTTTTCCAGTTAAGAACAGCAGAAAGGTATCCTGCATGAAGAATGCTCTTCAAGGAAAAAATCTCTCCAGAAGCATCTCCAATAAACAGCGGGCCACTGTGCCAAATCGACACCAATTACAAACAGACAAACGTTATTTGTTTGGAAATCAGGTACAACAAACATCTTCAGATCTTAGCAATGCAAATCATAGAACAGgagtatcattttctttttccaaaaaagTGCATCTAAAATTAGAATCTTCAGCATCAGTGTTCAGTGAGAACACAGAAGAAACTCATGATTGTAACAAGTCACCCATCtataaaactaaacaaactgCAGAAAAATGCAAGTGCTGCAGGTTTGCAAATGAGAATACACACTTCactaaagaaaaagatataaacatCTCACCAAGCCATCTGGAAAGTGTTTTACACAATACCTTCACCATAAGCTCTCAAATTCTGCAAGACAAAAATGACTCTACTGATGAAACACTGGAAGATTCACTTGGCATCCATACTTCATTCTCTAAATCAAACATTCATCTTTCAGATGTGGATTTTACTCCTTCcagcagagaaaaagaaactagaaCTATATTGAAGAACACTTCAGAAAACTGTGTTAGTTACTCATGCCAAGCAAACACTTTCTCCAGCCCACCAAACATTTATAAGCAGAGTGATGCCAGGATATTTGAATGTCTGGATGAGTTTCCATCACCAGAGCCAAGTGAACAAAACAGCACAGTGCATCTGAATTCGAAATGTAGAGTGGGGAATGGAGAAAAATCTCTAGATGAAACAGATAGAGGTAGCAAAAATGTGCAAAGGCTTATAAGAGAAGCATGCTCCCATGATGTGAAGTCGAAACCATTGCCTTTTCTCCATGTACAAAGCAAGGATGGTCAGACCACTCTCCAATGGCCTACAGAACTTCTGCTTTTTACAAAAACTAAACCCTGTATCTCTTATGGCTGCAACCCATTATACTTTGATTTTAAGCTTTCTCGGAATACAAAGGATGGCGGTGATCTGGAGGACTTAAAAACAGAACTGATTAAGGAGCCCTTGAAAGTGAAGACAAGAGAGAGACAAGACTCAGGTTTAATCAAAGGCCAACAAAAATTGATCCAAGAAAATAATCAGTCTCTGAAACCAAAGATGATGATAGCTAATCCAGATTGGGAAAATTTCCAGAGAAAATATAACTTGGACTGTGGTGATTCAGAACCAAATATGAGTAAGCATAATTTTAGTACAAGTGATTTGGAAGTGAAAAATCCTGAAGTGCCTGCTTACCTTGATATCTCTCTAAAGAATTGTGTGGGGAACAATAATAACAGTGATGATGAACTTCAGAAGCCTTCAAGGACACATTGGCAAAGCTGCCAGAGAGTAGTTTTAAATGATTCAAATGAAGGCCTGTCATTTTCTCCTTACATCTCTAGAACTAAAAAGCATACACTGATTCACTGTGATCCTAATTCAGATTTTGAAGATGGAACTCAATTCACCTGGAATTCTAGTCTTTATGCACTGGAGGGTGATGGTGACCATGAGAAGAACTTCAGTGTAATTTTACATAGTAATCACATCAACATGACTAacacagtctctgggtgtggaaATCAAAGTTTCAAGGAAATATCTCCCAAGTCATCTCTGAACAGAGAGTCTAGTCCTTCAGACACAACCCCTGGCAGCACATCCAGCTTAAGTCCTTGTTTGGATCACAAATCCAATGATAATGATGGCAGTGATTTGCTCTACTTTTCTAAGGGAGCACATAACTCAGTTGAGAGGCACATAAGGAAACGCCCAAAGCACAATTGCATCTATTGGTCTGAGGAGAGAGCAAAGGGTGACTGTCTACCTactgacacacagacagaaaAGAACTTCAAATTATGggcatcatttaaaaatgaaaaatattcaaaacatagATACGGCCActttagagaaagaaataaattaggCAAAGCTCAACAATTTTCAGGTCCCAGATCCAGGAGAATATTGCATTATGACATTAACACGCAGGTTACTTGTGCTGGCAACAATGAAAAATCACTAAAATGTCCAGGACCTCAGCCAAGCCTATTTAGTTCTTAttcaagaaaaaaagtttattactTGAATGAAAGCAAAAGTAATCAAGAGTATTTGGAGAGCCATCACATTTGTGACCTTCAAAAAGTAAACTCCATTAAGTCTAACTCTGGGAATATCAACTGCCTCCTTAGGACCTGTTCCAGCAACCCTTCAGAAGTAACAGAGTTAACCATTACAGAAGGCAAAAGAGCCCCCTTGACAGCCAAAAATCTTCTAGAAAGAATAAAAGCCAAGAAGGAACAGTCAACTGATTCTGGAGTCCCATCAAACAGGTGTAAAAATGAATCAGAAGCACATTCACAAATTCAATGTACAGTTCAATTTACAGTTCCAGGATGTAACAGGCCAGCATTGTCTTTGTCTGACCAGATACAGAACAGAAGACAAGGAACTGACACAGGCAGTACAATTGAAAGAACTATTGAGAAGGACAAAGTCAAATGTGCACAGACAAATAATTTTACCGTTTTAGTAGACACTGATTGTGATAACCATCTTTCTAAAAGTGTAATTCACATGGGAGCAGAGTCTCAGTTAccaaacataaaaatgaacacaACCACAAAAGAACAATCAAGACCTCCAAGTAGTGAATCCCAGCCATTCATTCAAAACTGTGATTTGGTATCAAATAATGTACCTGGTGCTTTTCCTTCTAACAGATACACTGGTGTGACTGATTCAACAGAgaccaaagaaaaccaaataaacgTAGACTTACAGGATGTAAGCATGCATTTGAATTATGTAGAGGGAAATATAAACACTTACCACGACAGAAATATGCAGAGGCACGACAACGTAGAAGATGAATTAGGAGTATGTCataaatctctctctcctcctttaaTTCAACAGCAAATAACATTTTCTCCTGATGAAATTGATAAATATAAGCTTCTACAACTACAAGCCCAGCAGCACATGCAGAAACAGCTCCTATCAAGACATCTTCGAGTTTTGCCTGCTGCAGggccagctgccttttctccagcCTCAACTGTCCACACAGTTCCACTTCACCAGCATGCTTCTATCACCACCATCCATCACACATTTCTGCAGCATTTTGCTGTTTCTACTTCCATAAATCCCCAAAGCGGTCACCTCCCAATAACTCAGTTGCATCCTCTTTCACAGTCCCATTTTCCCCCATTCACGTTTTCTCCTCTAATGCCAACCAtcctccccccaagccccactttCTTAGCTGGTCATCCCCTACATTTGGTTACAGCTACCCCTTTCCAAACACCTCATATTACTCTTCAACCTCTGTCTTCTACAGCCTTTCTCCCTGCCTTCTTTGGCCCTCACATAAACCCGGCTACAACTTCTATCATCCATCTGAATCCTTTAATCCAACCTGTCTTTCAAGGTCAGGATCTTTGCCATCATTCTTGCTCCAGTCAGATGCAACAGTTAAATGGAGTGAAAGAAGCCTTAAATGTGTCAGCACATTTGAACTAA